Below is a window of 'Nostoc azollae' 0708 DNA.
AACTTGGGAAAAAAATCAATGGAATATTGAAAGCTACAGAAATGCTGTAAAAAGATACGGCTGTGGTGAAACTAAATAATAAAAACACAAAATAGCGAAGTTAATAAATGATATTAAATAGAATATTTCCTCAGAGATTAGTAATTTTGCAGCTACACACATTAAGCTCAATCAGAAAAAGAGAGAAATTGAAGATTTAGATAATTAAATACCACTCTTTGCAGAAAGTGATGCAGAAAAAAAACTTGTCAAAAAAAGTGGAAAGGGTTAGAAAAAGAAATTCATCAACTTTCCACAATCGCACTACCATCACCACAAGCGATACCTTCGGTTAGCCTCGCTATCGCATCTCTCACAGCAAGCGATCGCACTGTAAAGTTTTTGAATCGCTATTTCAATCGCTATTTCTGCAGTTTTTGTAATTCCGTCTTCAATTTATTTCTTCTCTTTTCAAAAAAATCTTCAAAACCTTTAAGTTCAACACTTTGATTTATATCAATATAGTTATCTGTCAAACATTTATCTTTATCTGGTTGACCTGAAAGCCAATCTTTAAAATGAGTATCGTTTTTTGTAATATTTTCTAAACCTTCCATAAGTTGGAAGTTGAGTAATTTATCTCTCAGATATTAAAACAGTCTATATTTATCGAAATCAATATTATTTGTATTTAGTTTAGCATCGGTAAATTGTGACGCTGGGTATATGTGGCCTTGATGAAACTTTAAGTGACCATATTTTAGATTTGGATCTAAAAAAGATAAAATAATAAACGTATAATTACCTTTCCTATAATCAAGAAAACCATCTATATCGTCATCAGTCACTTTTAATGTTCTATGTGCTGGCAGCTTTATTTCTGAAATTTCTGCCAATGAAAACTCATTACTTGTCAACATATAATCATTTGTTAATTCATGTTTTTATGCTAATGAATTTCTAGAACTTGTCAATAGTTCTAATTCAGAGGGTGGGTTGCGAAAAGGATCAAATAAATATTGAGTTGTCGCCATTTTTTCTAATAAACCCAAAGGGAAATTATTCTGATTCTCACAAGGAAATAGTTCAATCCAAACATGAATTTATTGAACTTCAGTTTTAACTTTTTTGCTATTTTTAATTGTTCCTAGAGGTGTTAATTTTTCCTCTAAATGTTCTCAAATTTGTCATGAGATTGACGATTTATTAAAGTAAGAAAATATTTTCATATGATTTTATATTTCAAATCCCCGATTTCTTTAAGAAATCGGGGATTATGTTGTTCGGTGTTTAAACTTGAGCTACAGGTTCTTTCGCTAAAAACTTCTCCAACTCAGTCAACGCATCAGCATCAACCTTAGTCTGCATTGGACAGAACTTCGGTCCACACATAGAACAGAACTCAGCAGTTTTATAGATATCTGCGGGTAAAGTTTCATCGTGATATTCCTTCGCTCTTTCTGGGTCTAAAGATAACTCAAATTGACGATTCCAATCAAAATTATATCGAGCTTTCGAAAGTTCATCATCTCTATCTCTAGCACCTGGCCGATGTCTAGCAATATCCGCTGCATGAGCGGCAATTTTATAAGCAATTAACCCATTTCGCACGTCTTCAGCGTTAGGTAAACCTAAATGTTCTTTGGGAGTCACGTAACACAGCATTGCAGTACCATACCATCCCGCCATTGCTGCCCCAATTGCTGAAGTAATATGGTCGTAACCAGGAGCAATATCTGTTACCAAAGGACCAAGAACATAGAATGGTGCTTCTAAACACTCTTCCATTTGCTTGCGGACGTTGAACTCAATTTGATCCATTGGTACGTGACCAGGACCTTCTACCATGACTTGGACATCATCTTCCCAAGCCTTGCGGGTGAGATTTCCCAGGGTTTTCAGTTCTGCTAACTGGGCTTCATCTGAGGCATCATGGGTACATCCAGGGCGCAAGGAGTCGCCTAAACTGAAGGAAACATCATATCTTTTGAAAATCTCAATGATGTCGTTGAAATGGGTATACAGGGGGTTCTGTTTGTGGTGATGCAACATCCACCGCGCTAAAATTCCACCACCGCGAGAAACAATACCTGTAATGCGGCTTCTGACCAAGGGTAAATGTTCTATTAAAATTCCCGCGTGGATGGTTTGATAGTCTACCCCTTGCTGGGCGTGTTTTTCGATGATGTGGAGAAAGTCGTCAGCGGTGAGATGTTCAATTGTGCCGTGAACGCTTTCTAACGCTTGGTAAACTGGAACTGTGCCAATGGGAACAGGTGAAGCGTTGATAATTGCAGTGCGAATTTCATCTAAATTACCGCCTCCTGTGGACAAGTCCATGACGGTATCTGCACCATATTTTACTGCTAAGTTTAGTTTATCGACTTCTTCTTGCAGGTTGGAAGAGTTTGGAGAAGCGCCGATATTGGCATTTACTTTACATTTAGAAGCGATACCGATCGCCATCGGTTCTAAGTTAGTGTGATTAATATTAGCAGGGATAATCATCCTTCCCCGTGCCACTTCTTCGCGGATCAGTTCAGCAGGAAGATTTTCCCGCTTGGCTACGTAGTGCATTTCTTCGGTGATGACACCCTGACGGGCGTAGTGCATTTGCGATACATTGCCTTGTCCAAGCCGCTTGGCTACCCATTCTGTACGCATATTACAATCCTCAATATACAGCTTCCCTCCGCTGGTATTACCCAGACTCAGGTGTTAAGAGTTTGTTCTCAGCCTTGTTGTGCAGGCACCCCTAGCATGGTGTAGATTGTAGCATTTTGGTTTTGAATAGGGCGAGAGGGGTTATAAATTGTGAGGATGTGGGGGTAAAAAGAGTTTGTAGTTGGTTACACAACCCGTCTTGGGTTAAAGACTCGATCGCATCTATTCTGGTTAAATATTATGGTACTGCTGGGCGATCACCATTTTGGAATTACCACCGATTAATGACTAATGACTTTAAGTATATTATTTTTCATAAACCCTATGGAGTTCTGAGTCAATTTACTCAAGAATCTCCCAAACACATTACCCTGAAAGACTATATTGATGTTCCTGAAATCTATCCTGTGGGACGTTTAGACTGGGATAGTGAAGGGTTAATGTTATTAACAAACGATGGACAATTACAGCACCGTCTCGCTAACCCCCGATTTGGTCATAAACGCACCTACTGGGTACAGTTAGAACACATTCCTGATGGTGAAGCTATCAATAAGCTATGCACAGGGGTAGAAATTCAAAATTACCAGACTCGTCCTGCTCAAGTTAAGCTATTTTTAGAAGAACCTACGGTCAGTGAACGCAATCCCCCGATTAGATTTAGAAAAAATATTCCTACAGCTTGGCTGGAAATGACTCTCACAGAAGGAAAAAACCGTCAGGTGCGGCGCATGACTGCTGCAGTAGGGTTTCCGACTTTGCGATTGATTCGGGTCAGTATTACCAACCTACAATTAAATGGTCTGCAACCAGGTGAATGGCGCTACCTCACAGCCCCAGAAATCCAAATTTTGCACAAGTCTCGGATTTAAGTTGCCTAGCTACTATGAGTAAATCACAAACTTATATAGGAGTCCTATATATCTCTTAAGGCTGGTTGTAGATTATGGGGAAAACCCAGGATTGGTGAATGAATTATTGAGTTATTTAGAGCTAGAAAAGTGAAGAATATACCACCTTGTAGATGGTATTTATCTAAAAATGCTTTGAAAATACTCATAAATACCAAAACATCTTCCCCATGAGTTATCTCCACCGACAACTTTTTGATCCACGGACTATGGCTATTCTTAATGATTCATAAGAATTTCTATTGGCAATTACAATTAATACTGTCACCGATCTTCCGTGGTGAATCCATATTCTCCTGTATATCCACTGTAATCAGGGTTAGCTAATTGTGGCACTTTGAATCTAGTGGCTATAAGCATCTTAGAAGGAAAATCAAGGAATTTCTACTATGCTGATTTGCCCTCACTGTCAATTTGAAAACCCCAATGACAACAAGTTTTGTCAAAATTGTGGCACGTCTTTAACTCATAGGGCTTGTTATAAATGTGGATATGAAGTTTCTGTAGATACACAAAACTGTCAAAACTGTGGTGCAGAATGCGGCACAATTTGGTGGGCAATTATTACCCAAGAAACACCTGTTATAGTTTCAGAATTTGGGCATGCACTAACACAAATGCAGGGAAATATAAACTCTCAGCCACAATCTGCGGTAGGCTCATTTTTAGATCGAGAACAACGCTATCAGTTACTGGCACCATTACCCAGTCGAGAGGTTATGGCGACTAATACTGAACTTAAAGTTAGGGTTTTAGATTGCCAACCCTATCAAATATCACCTATTGAGGCGATGCTAGGAAATCAACCAGATGGATTGATTGTGCCATCCCTCAGTGTGATTGGAATTCCTAATTTAGCGAAAGCTTATGTGGTATTACAACCAGAAACTCCATCCGTAATACCACTAATCCACGATGCATGGCAGCAAGATAATATACAGGTGATTTTGATTGAAGACCGTTCTCATTGGCAGTTGTTATTGGATGCGTGGCAAGATCAGACAACCCATCCTTTACAAATTCTGCACTGGTGTTATCAGATGATTCATCTTTGGGGAGTGCTGGAACGGGTGAATTGTCGCCAAAGTTTGTTGGAATTATCTAATTTGCGACTGGATGAAGATCAAACATTGGGATTACAACGGTTGCATCTGGAAATACCTGGGAGTAATTTATCAGAACATGCGGAGCAACCCTTAACCATCAAGGCGTTGGGACGAGTTTGGCAGACTTTATGTAAACAGTCCCAACGCACTCAAATTGGTTCGGTTGTAAAGATGTTGGAGGATTTAGAAATTGGTAAGATTGAAAATTTGGAAGAATTGCGATCGCGATTGGAAGAAATAGCCACGGAACTAGAACCACCTGCCAATCATGATTTTAGTTCTACAGAGGCAAAATATCCTTCGGCATCCACCATATTGCAAGATGATGATGATGGTGAAGAAATCGATAAAAACGAAGATGCACCAACAATTATATTGTCAATGCAGTTAAGGAGTGTGGAAAATACAGGACGCACCGACGTTGGTCGTCAAAGAAATCACAATGAAGACTATTTTGGCATTAACAGCAAGCAGCAAAAACTGGAATTGCCCAGAAGTCGGAATTTGCAAGCACGAGGTTTGTATATTTTGTGTGATGGTATGGGAGGACACGCTGCTGGTGAAGTAGCCAGTGAGTTAGCTGTAAGTACTCTGCAACAATACTTTCAAGAAAACTGGGTGACAGCAGAACTCCCAACCGCAGAAAGTATCCAAAAAGCAGTTTTTTTGGCTAATGAGACGATCTACAATCTCAATCAACAAGGACTGCGTTCTGGTGTGGGGCGCATGGGTACTACCTTGGTGATGTTATTAATGCATAATACCAGAGCCGCAGTTGCTCATGTTGGTGATAGTCGTCTTTATCGTTGCACAGGCCAACGGGGACTAGAACAAATAACTGTAGATCACGAAGTTGGCCAGCGGGAAATAGCCAAAGGTGTAGAATCTGCTATTGCTTATGCTCGTCCAGATGCCTACCAACTCACCCAAGCTATTGGACCACGAGATGCAAATTTCGTCCATCCAGAGGTAGATTTTTTTGAAATTAGTGAAGATACTTTGCTGCTGTTAGCTTCGGACGGTTTATCAGATAATGATTTAGTAGAAAATAATTGGCAGACTCATCTAGAACCTCTGCTTAGTTCTGGCGCTAATCTAGAATCAGGTCTTAACAACTTAATTGATTTAGCGAACGAATATAATGGCCACGACAACATTACAGGTATACTGATACGGGTAAAGGTTTCTCCAAATCAGCAAAGTTGGCATTAACAATTTCCATCTCTTAACTCTTAGGCTTTCTTGTGGTTACTCTGACCCTGTTAGACATGCAACATAAAACACCCCTTAACCAGTGGCGCTTTGAGGGTTATACCATAATTCGTATTGGTAGAGCAGTGGATAATCACGTTGTTTTAAATGATAGTTTAGTTTCTCGCTATCATCTCGAACTTAAACAATTCGGTACTGGTAAGAAGGGTGATGCTTGGCAGGTCATTAGTCAAGGGACAAATGGTACTTTTCTCAATGGTGTTCTGGTTACCAAAAGTACATTACCAGATAATTCCCTGCTGCAATTAGCACAGGGCGGTCCCATACTCAAATTCCAACTTCAGGATATACCAGAACCGACAGTTGCTCCTTGGCAGCCCATACACCAGGAAACGGAAAATCTCTCTATTTCTCGTTGTACTCACGAAGGAAACTCGCCAAACAATATATTTTGTGTTCATTGTGGTCAACCGCTGACTGTTCTCCAGCGAATTCGTCATTATCAGATTTTGAGAATTCTGGGACAAGGAGGGATGGGTACTACTTACCTAGCTTGGGATGATACGGGCTTGAGTACGGGAGTACCGCAGTTGTTGGTGTTAAAGCAGATGAACGCGGATATGGCTAAAATAGCCAAAGCACAAGAGTTATTTGAACGAGAAGCGAATGCTCTGAAATGTCTTAATTATCCGGGAATTCCTAAGTATTATGACTTTTTTGTCGAAGGTGGTAAAAAATATTTGGGAATGGAATTAATTCATGGACAGGATTTAGAAAAACGGATATATAACACTGGACCTGTTACACCTAATCAAGCGATCGCTTGGATGATTCAAACCTGTGATATTTTAGAATATCTCCATGGACAAGAACCACCACTGATTCACCGTGATATTAAACCTGCTAATTTGATGGTGAGGAGTGCTAATAATCGTATCGTGGTATTGGATTTTGGGGCTGTCAAGGAAACAGGAACCGCACCGGGTACAAGAATCGGCGCAGAAGGTTATTGCGCTCCAGAACAGGAACGAGGACAACCTTTGATACAATCGGATTTATATGCGATCGGTCCAACTTTGATTTTTTTACTCACAGGGGAAAATCCTTTGAAGTTTTTCCGGCAAAGGGGACGAGGTTTTTCATTTGATCTTAAAACTGTGCCCAATATTACACATCAACTCCGAGAAGTTATTGAGTGTATAACTGAACCTCTACCACGGGATCGCTATCAAACTGCTCAAGATTTAGCCAAAGCGTTAATGTCAGTGACCAGCTAGAAGAATCTGATTAGCTGTTAAACCCAACTCTGGGAAGGTAGATGAAATTACCCGTTCATCACCTCTGAATTGGTTGATTTGATACTCATATTTAACCAGACAACAAACGAAAATAGTAGGCTGTTTAGGGTCGCTAACCAATTTATTAGCACCAAAAGGCTGATAATCTACAATCCAGTATTCTTTAATTCCCATCTCCTCATAATCACTAGACCTATTGCAGAATTAATTTTATGTTATCATGAGAGGTTATCTTTGTTTTATGCAGAGGTTATCTTTGTTTTATGCAAAAGTTAGAGTTACACGGTTATGTTTGAATTAGCGATCACAAAGAACACCAAAAATACATAAAATCTAAAACTCTCTATCATACTACAGAAACAATTTTGCAAGAGGTCTACTATATTTCTTATAGTAATCAACTCGCCAATTTGTACTCACAACTTCAATGAGTAACCGTACTGAATCAGCTTGGATAACTGTTGACTCCTTTTCCCACCGTGGTTCATTAACTAGGTTGGTGGGGTCTATCAACAAAGAAAACATCTCGAGAATAGGCCGATTCCCTGGTTGAGGGTTTAACTAATGCTTGTTCGGGGATGAAATAGGGAAGATTTAAGCGCCGAGACTCTATAGCTAAGTCTATAGTTAAAAACCCAGTTCTTCTTTCGTGTTTTCCCACTGGCGGATTCATTTCAACGATTTCCCCATCATGGAGTTCATAAAATCCCTTATCTGGCTTCCACTGAATAAACTCATCAAAGGTGACTAGCTGAGGTTTAGTTAAGGTTTGCATGATAATTTACCAATTTTGGGATTGTTGACTCTCCCCTAGCCTAAAGGCTAGGGGATTCTAAAAGGATGCTACGCAAAAGGCTAAAGCCATATTGCTTGCTAGGCGTTTTCCTTTGCAATTTAAGAAGATTAATCCTTCTTGGGGCGGTCAAAGACCCTCTCGACACTTGGTGAAAACCTTCGTGCTTACTTTTTCGTCCAATATTTAGTGAACCATTCAGATCCGCATTCACAAGATGTGCACTTTTTG
It encodes the following:
- a CDS encoding FHA domain-containing serine/threonine-protein kinase, producing MVTLTLLDMQHKTPLNQWRFEGYTIIRIGRAVDNHVVLNDSLVSRYHLELKQFGTGKKGDAWQVISQGTNGTFLNGVLVTKSTLPDNSLLQLAQGGPILKFQLQDIPEPTVAPWQPIHQETENLSISRCTHEGNSPNNIFCVHCGQPLTVLQRIRHYQILRILGQGGMGTTYLAWDDTGLSTGVPQLLVLKQMNADMAKIAKAQELFEREANALKCLNYPGIPKYYDFFVEGGKKYLGMELIHGQDLEKRIYNTGPVTPNQAIAWMIQTCDILEYLHGQEPPLIHRDIKPANLMVRSANNRIVVLDFGAVKETGTAPGTRIGAEGYCAPEQERGQPLIQSDLYAIGPTLIFLLTGENPLKFFRQRGRGFSFDLKTVPNITHQLREVIECITEPLPRDRYQTAQDLAKALMSVTS
- the thiC gene encoding phosphomethylpyrimidine synthase, producing the protein MRTEWVAKRLGQGNVSQMHYARQGVITEEMHYVAKRENLPAELIREEVARGRMIIPANINHTNLEPMAIGIASKCKVNANIGASPNSSNLQEEVDKLNLAVKYGADTVMDLSTGGGNLDEIRTAIINASPVPIGTVPVYQALESVHGTIEHLTADDFLHIIEKHAQQGVDYQTIHAGILIEHLPLVRSRITGIVSRGGGILARWMLHHHKQNPLYTHFNDIIEIFKRYDVSFSLGDSLRPGCTHDASDEAQLAELKTLGNLTRKAWEDDVQVMVEGPGHVPMDQIEFNVRKQMEECLEAPFYVLGPLVTDIAPGYDHITSAIGAAMAGWYGTAMLCYVTPKEHLGLPNAEDVRNGLIAYKIAAHAADIARHRPGARDRDDELSKARYNFDWNRQFELSLDPERAKEYHDETLPADIYKTAEFCSMCGPKFCPMQTKVDADALTELEKFLAKEPVAQV
- a CDS encoding serine/threonine phosphatase; this translates as MLICPHCQFENPNDNKFCQNCGTSLTHRACYKCGYEVSVDTQNCQNCGAECGTIWWAIITQETPVIVSEFGHALTQMQGNINSQPQSAVGSFLDREQRYQLLAPLPSREVMATNTELKVRVLDCQPYQISPIEAMLGNQPDGLIVPSLSVIGIPNLAKAYVVLQPETPSVIPLIHDAWQQDNIQVILIEDRSHWQLLLDAWQDQTTHPLQILHWCYQMIHLWGVLERVNCRQSLLELSNLRLDEDQTLGLQRLHLEIPGSNLSEHAEQPLTIKALGRVWQTLCKQSQRTQIGSVVKMLEDLEIGKIENLEELRSRLEEIATELEPPANHDFSSTEAKYPSASTILQDDDDGEEIDKNEDAPTIILSMQLRSVENTGRTDVGRQRNHNEDYFGINSKQQKLELPRSRNLQARGLYILCDGMGGHAAGEVASELAVSTLQQYFQENWVTAELPTAESIQKAVFLANETIYNLNQQGLRSGVGRMGTTLVMLLMHNTRAAVAHVGDSRLYRCTGQRGLEQITVDHEVGQREIAKGVESAIAYARPDAYQLTQAIGPRDANFVHPEVDFFEISEDTLLLLASDGLSDNDLVENNWQTHLEPLLSSGANLESGLNNLIDLANEYNGHDNITGILIRVKVSPNQQSWH
- a CDS encoding Uma2 family endonuclease; translation: MQTLTKPQLVTFDEFIQWKPDKGFYELHDGEIVEMNPPVGKHERRTGFLTIDLAIESRRLNLPYFIPEQALVKPSTRESAYSRDVFFVDRPHQPS
- a CDS encoding rRNA large subunit pseudouridine synthase E, giving the protein MTNDFKYIIFHKPYGVLSQFTQESPKHITLKDYIDVPEIYPVGRLDWDSEGLMLLTNDGQLQHRLANPRFGHKRTYWVQLEHIPDGEAINKLCTGVEIQNYQTRPAQVKLFLEEPTVSERNPPIRFRKNIPTAWLEMTLTEGKNRQVRRMTAAVGFPTLRLIRVSITNLQLNGLQPGEWRYLTAPEIQILHKSRI